The nucleotide sequence GACAACTGTATAGGTTCAAATAAATGTCAGCCGCTACCGCCTAATAATCTACAAAgccaaaaatatcattataacAAAAACAAGTGAAACATTCATACAATGGAAAAACACTATATGCGTACTTTTTCATAATGTTTTAAAGACATGTAGATACGATGGAATCACACGTGGGAGAGTATCATTAAACTTAAAGTACATTAAAGCTGACATCATCTTCACTTTCCACATCACTCATCCTACCCTAAAGCCTCACTTATCAAACCCCTTCGTCTTCTCCACtctcaaacaaacaaaacaagaaattCATTTAGATCTGATCGTGCACGGAGACAAGACCCCATCAGTCATCACAATGTACGGACGAGACCCATGGGGTGGTCCCTTAGAGATCAATGCGGCAGACTCCATCACCGACGACGATCGCAGCCGTAACCTACAAGAACTCGACCGTTCGACTCTTCCTCGACCACTAGACGCAACGCAGCAGAGCTGGCTACTCGGACCTCccatgaggaagaagaagaagtacgTTGATCTCGGATGTATACTAGTCAGCCGCAAGATCTTTCTGTGGACTCTTGGAACCCTTCTTGTTACCACCTTTCTCGCCGGATCCATAACCATGATCGTTAGACACGTGCCGCACCACAAACATGTGAAACCTCAACGAGACAACTACACTCTCGCTCTCAACAAGACACTCTTGTTCTTCAACGCTCAGAAATGTAATCTCGAAACCCTTGTTAACATTCTCTTCTTACATAAAACCCTCGAAGTGATATGTCATCTCGTGTTCCTCGCATGCAGCTGGGAAACTTCCTAAGAACAATCACGTGTCATGGAGAGGGGATTCTTGTATGCGAGATGGGAAGGCCAGAGAAGATTACCTCCACCTAGACCTCGTAGGAGGCTATTACGATGCTGGAGATGCAATCAAGTTCAACTTCCCAATGTCATATGCAATGACCATGCTGAGCTGGAGTGTGATTGAATACAGTGCTAAATACGAAGCTGCAGGGGAGCTTGACCATGTTAAAGAGCTCATCAAATGGGGAACTGATTACTTTCTTAACACCTTCAACAGTAGTGCTGATAAAATCACAGTGATGGTGTCACAGgtaaaaagataaaatcacTGTGATATGCTAAACATTTTCTTAAacgttttttaatatattttacacaGGTTGGATCTGGGGATACCCGTAGAGGAAGTGTGGTGCATAATGACCATTACTGCTGGATGCGTCCTGAGGACATCGATTATAAAAGGCCTGTGCATACTTGTTACTCTAGGTGCTCGGATCTTGCTGCAGAGATGGCAGCTGCTCTGGCCTCTGCATCCATTGTATTCAAAGACGATAGAGACTACTCTAAGAAACTTGTTCACGGTGCTAAAACGCTTTATAAGTATGCAACCGCTGTTAAAGATAGTTACAACAGACCAGATAAAGAGTTTTATAAGTCCAGCCTGTTTTGGGATGAGCTTCTATGGGGTGGTGCTTGGTTGTACTATGCTACGGGAAACATAACCTATCTAGATCATGTTACCAATCATGATATGGCGAGGCGTGCTGGTGCCTTCTGGGGTGGCCCTTATTATGGTGTCCCTAGTTGGGACAACAAGCTTCCCGGAGCTCAGGTTAGCTCTCTAGTAATGTTATTTTATCTTactactaaaaaaaaaaactaatcttcTTGCTTTCTGGACCAATGTGGGTTTTGTTAGCTGCTGTTGACCCGGTTAAGGCTGTTTATAAGCCCTGGATATCCATATGAAGACATCTTGAGCACATTTCATAATCAGACAGGAGTAGTTATGTGCTCATACTTACCCTACttcaaaaagtttaaaagaaCCAAGGGTTAGTTGAGAGTTTTGTCTACACTTTTTTGTTGGACTTGTTGTGAAGAGCTATATGATAACGTTGCTATCATCTTACAGGAGGTTTGATCATGTTGAACCATGGAGATCCACAGCCTCTTCAATACGCTGCTAATGCAGCTTTTTTAGCTGCTTTATACAGCGACTATCTAGATTCTTCTGATACTCCTGGATGGTACTGTGGTCCTCACTTCTATTCTACTGATGTCCTACGTGACTTTGCAAGATCTcaggtatatatataatatgcttTCTCCAAAGCATACATGAAGAAACTAAATGACATTATCTGATCAAActcttgtgttttctttttttttttgcttggcAGATTGATTACATACTCGGTAAAAACCCTCGGAAGATGAGTTATGTTGTAGGTTTTGGACACCGGTACCCGAAACATGTACACCACAGAGGAGCTTCGATACCGAAAAGTGTGAAGAAAGAAAGCTGCAAAGGAGGATGGAAATGGAGAGACACTAAAAAGAATAACCCAAACACCATCGTAGGAGCAATGGTTGCTGGACCTGACAAGCATGATGGGTTCCATGACCTTCGTAGTAACTACAACTACACAGAGCCGACTCTAGCAGGCAATGCTGGTCTGGTCGCAGCTCTGGTGGCTTTATCAGGAGAGAAAACGCTTGGAGCTATTGACAAGAACACTATGTTCTCTGCTGTACCACCTTTAACACCTGCCACGCCGCCTCCTCCAGCTCCTTGGACACCatgaaaagaaaactaaaaaacctTTTGAGTGTAATAAAAGTTATCTAGTTTTGCCTGATTAAGACACAAGTGAATAATGTAGTTttcaaatgattaaaaaaaaaaatttggctTATTGCATAAAGTAGTTGTCTGAGAAATAGAAGAAAGGTTTGGtttctttgtttccaaatttGTACGTGATTGCGTGAAATAGAAGAAAGGTTTTGTGCTTTTTATTTACTGGTAAAGGTAACCTACACAATGTTCCTTCTCTCTATTCTTTGCCCTCAACTTCTTCTTCCGTTTCCTTTATTCTCTgctttaaataataaacaataagaGTTTGTCTCCAACTTAAAGAGTGCAGAAAATGGCAGAAGAGAGGTCGCTTGAATATACACCCACATGGGTCGTAGCCTTTATCTGTTTCATCATCGTTCTCTTATCTCTTCTCGCTGAACGTGGTCTTCATCATCTTGGAAAGGTATATCATTGTCTCCTGTAATATACTGTCGACTATAGTCTATAAGCTCTCTTCTTCTAACAACTCTTCATTGTCTCTGTTCCAGTGTCTGAAGCGTAGGAAACAAGATGCCTTGTTTGAGGCCTTGCAGAAACTTAAAGAAGGTtagcttcttccttcagttTTCCTCTGCGTTTTCAAACTTGATCTGACCAAATTTAATGTCTTCTTGCAGAGCTGATGCTCCTGGGGTTTATCTCTTTAATGTTAACGGTGTCTCAGGCCGCCATTAGGCATATATGTGTCCCACGAGCTCTTGTCAGCAGCATGTTCCCTTGTAAAAAGCCATTGGAGAAGCATCATGCTCCAGAATCATCTCATACGCTTAGACATCTACTTTCCACAGGAGCAAGTCCAGACCATTGTGCTGCCAAGGCAATTTTTTCACCCTCTCATTTTCCTATATATATACTCCTATCTCACTGGATCCATTTCTGTTAACCTTCTCTTGCTTCTATGGTTTTTTCAGGGGCAGGTTCCTTTAGTATCCGTTGAAGCATTGCATCAACTCCATATCTTCATCTTCGTGCTAGCGGTTTTTCACGTCATCTTCTGTGCCTCAACCATGGTTCTTGGAGGAGCCAGGGTAGCCAAAACAGCCTTGGAACTTTCTATCtagaagctttttttttttggtgctctgattattttatttgactTGAAAATACATGTAGATACAACAATGGAAGCATTGGGAGGATAGGTTCAAGAAACATCCTTCTCAAAAAGGTGACATTCCACATTAGTATTGTTACACAAGGGAATAATTGATGTGATTTATTTGCTGTCTTAAACACCAAGTAAATAGATGTTTAAATGTTGCAGACGCATTAAAACGTGACCATGCTCATCCTCACGCTCATGCCCTTCACGAGTTATTCAACGCAAATCACGAGTTCTTCGCCATGCATGCTGGTGGATTCTGGAGAAGATCTGTTGTCATTAGCTGGCTGGTGAGTTATGGATACTAATGCCAAAACAAAAGTATTACcaattaaagatttttatttgatttctgATGTGGTTAGCCAACGTGTTCTGTTTGTGCAGAGATCATTCTTCAAACAGTTTTATGGTTCTGTCACCAAATCAGAATATATAGCTCTACGACAAGGGTTCATCATGGTATGGTATCACTTTGCTATCTCTTTTCTCAACATGAGTTTCAGTTTTACCAAGTCATTAATGCAACAATAAAACCCTTTGCAGACCCATTGCCCCACAAACCCATCATTTAATTTTCACAAGTACATGCTAAGAACACTGGAGATAGACTTCAAGAAAGTTGTGAGCATAaggtaaaaaaaagaatcaattaGCTACCTAATGGCTTCATCGGTTTTGTCTAACAAAAATTTTATGCTGATAATTTGAAGCTGGTATCTTTGGCTATTTGTCGTCGTCTTTCTGCTGCTGAATGTAGGAGGATGGAATACTTACTTCTGGTTGTCTTTTTTGCCTTTGATCGTAAGttcattttatttgtaatgAACTAGTTTAATTGCgctatttatctttttaatgcTCACAAGtgttttgaaacacaaaaattgCAGCTCTTACTAATGGTGGGTGCCAAACTGGAGAATATAATAAGTACCTTAGCTGTGGATGTTTGCGAGAAGCGAAACCGCTCAGAAGAAGCAGTCATCACACCTTCTGATGAACTCTTTTGGTTCCATAAGCCAGAGATTGTTCTCCAAATCATCCACTTCATTCTCTTTCAGAATTCATTTGAGATCGCTTTCTTCTTCTGGATTTTGGTACTTCGCGTTTCTTTTGGTACCTTTGTTTAAAACAATCGCAATCTTTTTTCTGATTTCTCCATTGAATTATCACTAGTTCACATACGGAATACGTTCGTGTATCATGGAGAGACTAGGCTTCCTTATTCCACGGCTCGTCATGGGGTAAAAATAATACTAGTAATACCTACTCTTTAAGTCtctaaaccaattaaaaaaCCTTCAAGGGCTTTATCTTTTTGGTTTGATGTTGTAATTGACTCTTTGTTTGTACAGAGTGTTAGTCCAAGTGCTTTGCAGTTACAGCACGTTACCACTATACGCTCTTGTTACACAGGTAAGTCATAATAACCACATGCATAGCAGCTATATATACATAAACCAACtaacaaatctttttttatttattaaaagatgGGTAGCAAATTCAAGAAAGGGATATTCGACGATGTAGTACAGTCGACACTGGAAGTATGGTTGCAAGATACAAGGAGCAAAGGCGACTCCACGAGCCAATCTCGCAGGTTGGAGATACAACCCACGACTCCCGAGGCTTTTAACGTCCAAGTCAATGAAGTCACTGAAGTCACTGAATGTGAA is from Raphanus sativus cultivar WK10039 unplaced genomic scaffold, ASM80110v3 Scaffold1542, whole genome shotgun sequence and encodes:
- the LOC108854127 gene encoding endoglucanase 21-like, which gives rise to MYGRDPWGGPLEINAADSITDDDRSRNLQELDRSTLPRPLDATQQSWLLGPPMRKKKKYVDLGCILVSRKIFLWTLGTLLVTTFLAGSITMIVRHVPHHKHVKPQRDNYTLALNKTLLFFNAQKSGKLPKNNHVSWRGDSCMRDGKAREDYLHLDLVGGYYDAGDAIKFNFPMSYAMTMLSWSVIEYSAKYEAAGELDHVKELIKWGTDYFLNTFNSSADKITVMVSQVGSGDTRRGSVVHNDHYCWMRPEDIDYKRPVHTCYSRCSDLAAEMAAALASASIVFKDDRDYSKKLVHGAKTLYKYATAVKDSYNRPDKEFYKSSLFWDELLWGGAWLYYATGNITYLDHVTNHDMARRAGAFWGGPYYGVPSWDNKLPGAQLLLTRLRLFISPGYPYEDILSTFHNQTGVVMCSYLPYFKKFKRTKGGLIMLNHGDPQPLQYAANAAFLAALYSDYLDSSDTPGWYCGPHFYSTDVLRDFARSQIDYILGKNPRKMSYVVGFGHRYPKHVHHRGASIPKSVKKESCKGGWKWRDTKKNNPNTIVGAMVAGPDKHDGFHDLRSNYNYTEPTLAGNAGLVAALVALSGEKTLGAIDKNTMFSAVPPLTPATPPPPAPWTP
- the LOC108855873 gene encoding MLO-like protein 13 yields the protein MAEERSLEYTPTWVVAFICFIIVLLSLLAERGLHHLGKCLKRRKQDALFEALQKLKEELMLLGFISLMLTVSQAAIRHICVPRALVSSMFPCKKPLEKHHAPESSHTLRHLLSTGASPDHCAAKGQVPLVSVEALHQLHIFIFVLAVFHVIFCASTMVLGGARIQQWKHWEDRFKKHPSQKDALKRDHAHPHAHALHELFNANHEFFAMHAGGFWRRSVVISWLRSFFKQFYGSVTKSEYIALRQGFIMTHCPTNPSFNFHKYMLRTLEIDFKKVVSISWYLWLFVVVFLLLNVGGWNTYFWLSFLPLILLLMVGAKLENIISTLAVDVCEKRNRSEEAVITPSDELFWFHKPEIVLQIIHFILFQNSFEIAFFFWILFTYGIRSCIMERLGFLIPRLVMGVLVQVLCSYSTLPLYALVTQMGSKFKKGIFDDVVQSTLEVWLQDTRSKGDSTSQSRRLEIQPTTPEAFNVQVNEVTEVTECENSQVQ